The proteins below are encoded in one region of Rhododendron vialii isolate Sample 1 chromosome 7a, ASM3025357v1:
- the LOC131331836 gene encoding aspartate aminotransferase, chloroplastic: protein MASTMLSLSSASAIASSSLAPQHNRPLGGSDHAAVWGKNKSNSFMKTKSRGRITMAIAVNVSRFEGITMAPPDPILGVSEAFRADTHEMKLNLGVGAYRTEELQPYVLNVVKKAENLMLERGENKEYLPIEGLAAFNKVTAELLFGADNPVIEQKRVATVQGLSGTGSLRLAAALIERYFPGSKVIISSPTWGNHKNIFNDARVPWSEYRYYDPKTVGLDFDGMISDIKAAPEGSFVLLHGCAHNPTGIDPTPEQWATIADVIEEKNHIPFFDVAYQGFASGSLDEDASSVRLFAARGMELLVAQSYSKNLGLYAERIGAINVLCSSTDAATRVKSQLKRLARPMYSNPPVHGARVVANIVGSTALFNEWKEEMEMMAGRIKSVRQKLFDSLSGKDKSGKDWSFILKQIGMFSFTGLNTAQSDNMTNKWHVYMTKDGRISLAGLSSAKCEYLADAIIDSFHNVK, encoded by the exons ATGGCTTCGACGatgctttctctctcctcgGCATCCGCCATAGCTTCATCTTCGCTTGCTCCGCAACATAATCGGCCG ctGGGTGGCTCTGATCATGCTGCTGTTTGGGGAAAGAACAAAAGCAATTCCTTCATGAAGACCAAG TCCCGGGGTCGGATTACTATGGCTATTGCTGTAAATGTTTCTCGTTTTGAGGGCATAACAATGGCCCCTCCTGATCCTATTCTTGGAGTCTCTGAAGCATTTAGAGCAGACACACATGAAATGAAGCTCAATCTGGGTGTTGGGGCCTATCGAACAGAAGAACTTCAACCATATGTTCTTAATGTTGTAAAGAAG GCAGAGAATCTTATGCTGGAAAGAGGCGAAAACAAAGAG TATCTTCCAATAGAAGGTTTGGCTGCATTTAACAAAGTTACTGCAGAATTACTATTTGGAGCAGATAATCCTGTGATTGAACAAAAAAGG GTTGCTACTGTTCAAGGTCTTTCAGGAACTGGCTCTCTTCGACTTGCTGCTGCACTCATAGAACGATATTTTCCTGGGTCAAAAGTTATCATATCATCCCCAACTTGGG GTAACCACAAGAATATTTTCAATGATGCTAGAGTACCTTGGTCTGAATACCGCTACTATGATCCAAAAACagttggtttggattttgatggGATGATATCTGACATAAAG GCAGCCCCTGAAGGATCTTTTGTGTTGCTTCATGGCTGCGCTCACAACCCAACTGGCATTGATCCAACCCCTGAACAGTGGGCAACAATTGCTGATGTCATTGAAGAGAAAAACCATATTCCATTTTTTGATGTTGCATACCAG GGATTTGCAAGCGGAAGTCTTGATGAAGATGCATCATCTGTGAGGTTGTTTGCTGCACGTGGTATGGAGCTTCTAGTTGCTCAGTCATACAGTAAAAATTTAGGTCTCTATGCTGAAAGGATTGGAGCAATCAATGTTCTCTGCTCATCAACAGATGCTGCAACAAG AGTAAAGAGTCAACTGAAAAGGCTTGCTCGACCCATGTACTCGAATCCACCCGTACATGGAGCTAGGGTTGTTGCTAATATCGTGGGGAGTACAGCTCTTTTCAATGAATGGAAAGAGGAGATGGAAATGATGGCCGGGAGGATTAAAAGTGTGAGACAAAAGCTATTTGATAGTCTCTCTGGAAAGGACAAGAGTGGGAAGGATTGGTCATTTATCCTCAAGCAGATTGGCATGTTTTCTTTCACTGGCCTGAACACAGCTCAG AGTGACAACATGACAAATAAGTGGCATGTATACATGACCAAAGATGGAAGGATATCATTGGCAGGTCTGTCTTCAGCCAAATGTGAGTATCTTGCAGATGCCATCATCGACTCATTCCACAATGTCAAGTGA